A region from the Lolium perenne isolate Kyuss_39 chromosome 4, Kyuss_2.0, whole genome shotgun sequence genome encodes:
- the LOC127294314 gene encoding rho GTPase-activating protein 4: MTEVALFRGPANLASSASRGSSSPSPSSSSPRYLADSDVLQRRSNGSSSGADSPAGSAERQAGGSVEQERWSFLALLLELLRKSLLGCRVEGGAGEGGMEIGLPTDVQHVAHVTFDRFHGFLGLPVELEPEVPRRAPSASASVFGVSTQSMQCSYDSRGNSVPTILLMMQRRLYEQGGLRTEGIFRINAENSQEEFVRDQLNSGTVPDGIDVHSLAGLIKAWFRELPSGVLDSIPPEQVMQCQSEEDCARVAKCLPPTEAALLDWAVNLMADVVQEEQINKMNDRNVAMVFAPNMTQMDDPLTALMYAVQVMNFLKMLIQKTLKDREESNLEDASLPQKDPSDENGHQNPSLPVNSQPEELSGRSSFVREEPLLCSPTHSPEDKPSGINPAEDDSVACTVQTSNVLTRIESSASCSQPGLAASSTDDATCATAVNSLQGRGSRSLTSRRTRKGKRQCGTPTVPPAEKSRGTSIVSRINSKVERIEAWR, translated from the exons ATGACGGAGGTGGCGCTGTTCCGGGGCCCGGCCAACCTCGCTTCCTCCGCAAGCCGCggctcctcctccccctccccctcctcctcctccccgcgCTATTTAGCCGATAGCGACGTGCTCCAGAGACGAAGCaacggcagcagcagcggcgCGGACAGCCCTGCAGGATCCGCGGAGCGACAGGCCGGGGGATCGGTGGAACAGGAGCGGTGGTCGTTCTTGGCGCTGCTGCTCGAGCTGCTGCGGAAGTCGCTGCTCGGGTGCAGGGTGGAGGGCGGCGCCGGCGAAGGCGGGATGGAGATAGGCCTGCCCACGGACGTCCAGCACGTCGCGCACGTCACCTTCGACAGGTTCCATGGCTTCCTCGGCCTCCCCGTCGAGCTCGAGCCCGAGGTGCCCCGCCGCGCCCCCAGTGCCAG TGCCAGTGTCTTCGGAGTCTCAACACAATCAATGCAGTGTTCATATGATTCTAGAGGAAATAGTGTTCCGACGATTCTCTTGATGATGCAAAGACGTCTTTATGAACAAGGTGGTCTTCGG ACAGAAGGTATTTTTCGTATAAATGCAGAAAATAGCCAGGAAGAGTTTGTGAGAGATCAGTTAAATAGTGGAACTGTGCCAGATGGCATTGATGTTCATTCTTTGGCAGGTCTAATCAAA GCCTGGTTTAGGGAATTGCCGAGTGGGGTGCTGGACTCTATCCCACCTGAACAGGTGATGCAATGCCAATCCGAAGAGGACTGTGCTCGGGTTGCCAAATGCCTTCCACCAACTGAAGCAGCCTTACTTGACTGGGCCGTTAATTTGATGGCTGATGTTGTCCAAGAAGAACAGATAAACAAGATGAATGATCGCAATGTTGCTATGGTTTTCGCACCAAATATGACCCAG ATGGACGATCCTTTGACTGCACTGATGTATGCAGTACAAGTGATGAATTTCCTCAAGATGCTTATACAGAAGACCCTCAAGGATAGAGAAGAGTCTAACCTGGAAGATGCTTCTTTGCCACAAAAGGACCCGTCTGATGAAAACGGGCATCAGAACCCAAGTCTCCCCGTTAATTCTCAACCTGAAGAACTATCTGGGCGTTCTTCTTTCGTCAGGGAGGAGCCCCTTCTGTGCAGTCCTACACACAGCCCTGAAGATAAGCCTAGTGGGATTAATCCTGCTGAAGATGATTCCGTTGCTTGCACTGTCCAGACAAGTAATGTCCTGACGAGAATAGAGAGCTCCGCCAGTTGCTCACAGCCTGGTCTTGCTGCTTCGTCCACTGATGATGCTACATGCGCTACAGCTGTGAACTCACTTCAGGGCAGAGGGAGCCGTAGCCTGACTAGCAGGAGGACTAGAAAGGGCAAGCGGCAGTGTGGAACACCCACTGTGCCCCCAGCTGAGAAATCAAGAGGCACGAGCATAGTGAGCCGAATAAACTCAAAGGTTGAACGGATCGAAGCTTGGAGATAG
- the LOC127294315 gene encoding uncharacterized protein encodes MAHMAAADGSLQRLFEKPLPENPSLLEVLAACSNHNHQKKHLLPAVDPTSFTEIFGELHFHERPEARFVLPTPPPNPAAAVPARAATMVSWLDAADRQAAEKSKDDSSLDALLRPPKPASFSLKKSASFCLKKSSASLLLCTEGLGSESTVDSDDMVKGDDGDAALTPGKESMPEEATHGDAGPWLLGGSKDKEPPSFPPAIRSIGRGGKPCVCFRTFRTDGRFVLTQVVIPGKEILHASREGGRLRLRFANAAAAAGGGDEDDEELELGDQEDREHGTYNTCIGACA; translated from the coding sequence ATGGCGCACATGGCGGCCGCGGACGGCTCGCTGCAGAGGCTGTTCGAGAAGCCGTTGCCGGAGAACCCGAGTCTGCTGGAGGTGCTAGCGGCTTGCAGCAACCACAACCACCAGAAGAAGCATCTGCTGCCGGCCGTCGACCCGACGTCCTTCACGGAGATCTTCGGTGAGCTCCACTTCCATGAGAGGCCTGAAGCCCGATTCGTACTGCCGACGCCACCACCAAACCCTGCCGCAGCAGTCCCTGCTCGAGCAGCGACGATGGTGTCGTGGCTCGACGCCGCTGATCGTCAGGCTGCCGAGAAGAGCAAGGACGACTCGTCGCTGGACGCGCTCCTCAGGCCGCCGAAGCCCGCGAGCTTCAGTTTGAAGAAGAGCGCGAGCTTCTGCCTGAAGAAGAGCTCCGCATCGCTGCTGCTGTGCACGGAGGGGCTCGGGTCCGAGAGCACCGTGGACTCGGACGACATGGTCAAGGGCGACGACGGCGATGCCGCCCTGACCCCCGGGAAGGAGTCGATGCCGGAGGAAGCGACGCACGGAGACGCGGGGCCATGGCTgctgggaggaagcaaggacaaGGAACCGCCATCGTTCCCGCCGGCGATACGGTCGATCGGGCGCGGTGGGAAGCCGTGCGTATGCTTCCGGACGTTCCGCACGGATGGGCGGTTCGTGCTCACGCAGGTGGTAATCCCCGGGAAGGAGATTCTGCACGCCTCCCGCGAGGGCGGCCGCCTCAGGCTCCGGTTCGccaacgccgccgccgcagccggcggcggcgacgaggatGACGAGGAGCTGGAGCTCGGAGACCAAGAAGATCGCGAACACGGAACCTACAACACATGCATCGGCGCATGCGCTTAA